The DNA segment TATGTTACTAATGTACTTAATTTACTTGAAGAGGGTAATACAATAGCTTTTATAGCGAGGTATCGAAAGGAGCTAACTAATTCTTTAGATGAAGTTGCTATAAAGCAAATTCAAGATGAATTTAATTATTTAAAGTCACTTGAAGAAAGAAAAGAAGAAGTAATTAGATTAATATCAGAAAAAGGTTTATTAACGGATGAACTAAAAAAAGATATTTTAGCTCAAGAAAAATTACAAAGAGTAGAAGATTTATATCGCCCATTTAAAGAGAAAAAACGAACTAAAGCGACAATAGCAAAAGAAAAAGGTTTAGAAAATTTAGCTAACTTTATATTGAAATTACCTAAGAAATTAGCAGATTTAAATAAAGAAGCGGAGAAGTATATAAGTGAAGAAAAAGAAGTAAATAGCATTGAAGATGCTATTACTTATGCTTTAGATATTATTGCAGAGAATATTTCAGATAATGCAAAATACCGAGAATATGTATTAGAAAACACAAGAAAATTCGGCCAAATTACAGCTAGTGTAAAAAAAGATGGTGAGAAAAAAGATGAAAATGGTACATATAAAAATTATTATGAATATGGTGAACAAGTTTTAAAAATAGCTTCACATAGGATATTAGCACTAAATAGGGCAGAAAAAGAAGGTATTATCCGAGTTAGCATAGAAAATGACAAAGAAAGATTATACAATTACATCCTTCGTGGGTTAACAAGAAATTATCCAACGGAAATAAATGAACTATTATTAGAGTGTATTGCTGATAGTATGAAACGTTTAATTTATCCATCGATTGAAAGAGAAATTCGTAGCGATTTAACTAAAAAAGCTGAGGAAGATTCAGTGGTCATTTTCTCTGAAAATCTAAAGCAACTGTTAATGCAAAGCCCACTAAAAAACAAAAAAGTTCTAGGTATAGATCCGGCATTTAGAACAGGGTGCAAAATGGCGATAGTAGATGAATATGGTAATTTTATAGATAAAATGGTTATTTATCCACATAAGCCTGCTTCAGCTGAAAAACAAGAAAAATCAAAAAAAGATTTAATTAAATTTATTAATAAACACAATATTAATTTGATTGCTATCGGTAACGGGACAGCCTCACGAGAAACTGAAAAATTTGTAGTTGATACTTTAAAAGAAGCGGGATTAAAATTAGACTACGTAATAGTTAATGAAGCAGGAGCAAGTGTTTATTCTGCTAGTGAGGTAGCTCGTGAAGAATTTCCAGATTTTAATGTGGAAGAACGAAGTGCGATATCAATTGCACGTCGTATTCAAGATCCACTTAGTGAGTTAGTAAAAATTGATCCGAAATCAATAGGTGTAGGACAATATCAACACGATATAACTCCGAAGTACTTAGAAAAAGAATTAACGTTTGTTGTAGAAACGGCCGTTAATAAAGTTGGAGTTAATGTAAATACAGCATCAGTTTCGCTACTATCTTATGTATCAGGAGTTAATAAACAAATTGCAAAAAATATCGTGGCATATCGTCAAGAAAATGGGAAAATAGAAACTATTAAAGAAATTGCTAAAGTTCCAAGGTTAGGTAAAAAAACTTTTGAGCAATGTGTAGGTTTCTTTAGAATACCAGATAGTAAAAATATATTCGATGCAACAGGTATTCACCCAGAGAGTTATAAAGCAGCAGAGGCATTACTTAAAGAGCTAAATCTATCTACAAAAGAAGTAGGTACAGAAGAATTTTCTAGTATTGTAGATAGTGTTGATAAAAAACAGCTGGCTGAAAAAATTGGTATTGGTATAGAAACTCTTGAAGATATTATAAAAGATTTAAAACAGCCTCTTCGAGATGAGCGTGAATCTTTTGCTAAACCATTATTAAAATCAGATATACTTACAATTGACGATCTTCAAGTTGGTGTCAAGTTGGCAGGAACAGTGAGAAATATTACACAATTTGGAGCGTTTATTGATATTGGATTAAAACAGGATGCAATGGTTCATGTTTCTAAAATTAGCAAAAACTATATTAAAAATCCACTAGATGTTCTTAGTGTAGGGCAAATTGTTGATGTTTACGTTATAGACATAGATAAACAAAGAGGCCGTGTTGCACTAGCAATGTTTAAAGATTAAGGAGGTAAAAATGAGTAATAATAAAACAAGATACCTTCCTAGTATAGATAGTTTGAGAGCATTAGCAGTTTTAGCGGTTATTATTTATCATATTGATGTAAATTATTTACCTGGTGGATTTTTAGGAGTTGATTTATTCTTTGTCTTATCAGGGTATTTAATTAGTTCATTAATAATAAAAGAATATAAAAAAACAGGAACTCTTAATTTATATAATTTTTATATGAGAAGGGCGCGTCGACTACTACCAGCTGTTTATTTTATGATAACAGTTTGTTTGCTATTCATGGTATTGTTTAATGGAGTTTTACTTCGAAAAAGTCATCTTGATGCGGTATTTGGTTACATATATTCAAGTAACTGGTGGTATATTTTTCATAAACTTGATTATTTTGATAGTTTTGGTGCGCAAAGTCCATTTAAACATTTATGGTCACTTGCGATAGAAGAACAATTTTATATGTTTTTCCCACTAATATTCTTAATATTCAATCGTCGAAAAAAAGAAGAGGGGCAATTATCTTCATTAAATAAAAACTTTATATATATTGTATTAGGATTAATTTTAATATCATTAGTAACACATATCTTGTTATTTGATATTAATAATATAAATAGAATTTATTTTGGAACTGATACACGAGCGTTTTCGTTATTAGTAGGAGTGGTAGGAGCATTAGTTTATCCAATGGATAAGTTATCGAGTCCAACAAATGCTAAAGAAAGTGTACTATATAGTGTAGCCTCTCTTACTTCGATTTCTACATTAATAGCAATAATGTTTTATGCAAGTGAATATAATACATGGTTGTATAGGGGAGGTTTTTTATTAGTTGCTGTTTTGGGATTAATAATAATTATAAGTAGTGGCAAGCAGCATACATTTATTTCAAAAGCGCTATCATTCAGACCGATAGTTTTTATAGGGAAAATTTCGTATAGTTTATACTTATGGCATTTCCCAATTATCGTATTAACAACACCAGTTTCAGAAATAGGAAACCCAAACTTATTTTACGTTACTTTAAGAATTATTCTAACGGTAATAGCAGCCACACTAAGTTATTTATTTGTAGAAACACCGATTCGAAAACTGGGATTCGTAAACTATATTAATTTACTATGCAAGAGAATACGAAAACTTCGTTTAAATGTAAAACGTGGAATAGTTTCAAGTTTTGCAGTCGTATTAATATTATCTGTGATGGGATTATTCGGAAAAGGTGTTCCATTCCTTTCTACAGCTTTTGTAAAAAAAATGGATGCAAATAAAGAAAGTCAGTTTTTAAATAATGATAATAACGCAGAAAATAATCCTAATCAATCAGAAGAGAAAAAAGAGAATGAGGAAAATAATAAAGAAGAAAAAAAATATAGCACATTATTAATTATTGGTGATTCTCTAACAGTTGATATAGGGGAAAAAGTAAAAGAAAAATACCCAGGAGCTATTATTGATGGGAAGATTAGCCGTCAACTAACAGCAGCAACAACAACCGCTCAAAATTATACTAAGTATAATAGTGAAAACACAGCCGTTATATTCCAATTAGGAACTAATGGTCCATTTACAGAAGCGCAAGCCGAAGAGTTGATTAAACTCTTTGATAAATCAGATATTTATTTTGTTAATGTAAAAGTACCACGTGCATGGGAAAAAACGGTTAATACAGCTCTAAATGACCTTAAAGAAAAGCACCAAAATATTACTATAGTGGACTGGTATACTGTAGCGAATTCACAAGGGGATTATTTCGAACCAGATAGAGTTCATTTAAACCAAAATGGAATAGCAGAAATGATAAATTCTATTGAAAAGAGTTTAAAACATCCAGTAGAGATAAAATAAAATATAAGGCTTTGAGACAATAGAACTCAAAGTCTTATATTTTTAATTAAGAATGGTGGAAGTTTTATTCTTCCATTGAAAAACAAATGTAATATATGGTATAATTATTAAGTGTATAAATTTTAAAAGATTAAAAGGAGATAACTATGACAAAAGTAAGAGTAAGATATGCACCATCTCCAACAGGAAACCTACATATCGGAAATGCAAGAACAGCATTATTTAATTATTTATTTGCAAAACATTATGGAGGAGACTTCGTTTTAAGAATTGAAGATACTGATTTCAAACGTAATAAAGAAGAAGGAGAACGTAGCCAACTTAAATATATGGATTGGTTAGGTCTTGATTATGATGAAGGTATAGGAAAAGAAAAAGAATTTGGTCCATATCGTCAATCAGAAAGAATAGAAATCTACCAAAAATATGCAGAGCAACTTTTAGCAGAAGATAAAGCATACAAATGCTACATGACAGCAGAAGAGTTAGAAGCGGAAAGAGAAGAGCAAGTTGCAAATGGGCTACCACCACGTTATAGTGGAAAACATGCTCACCTTACAAAAGAAGAACAAGAGCAATTTGAAAAAGAAGGACGTAAGCCATCTATCCGTATTCGTGTACCGCAAGATAGAACATATAGCTTTAATGACATGGTAAAAGGTGAACTATCATTCGAAGGAAAAGATTTCGGAGATTTCGTTATCGTTAAAAATGATGGGGTAGCTACATACAACTTTGCAGTAGCAATCGATGATCACCTAATGGAAATTTCTCACGTTCTTCGTGGAGATGACCACGTTTCAAATACACCAAAACAACTGGTAGTTTATGAAGCATTAGGTTTTAAACCACCAATTTTTGGTCATATGACACTTATAGTTAATGAAAACAAGAAAAAATTATCTAAACGTGATGAAACAATTATTCAATTTATCGAACAATATGATGATTTAGGGTACTTACCAGAGGCGCTATTCAATTTTATTACACTATTAGGATGGTCTCCTGAAGGAGAGCAAGAAATCTTTACAAGAGAAGAATTTGTTAAGATTTTTGATGAGAAACGCTTAAGTAAGTCACCAGCGTTCTTTGATAATAATAAACTTACATGGATTAACAACCAATATATTAAAGCTCAACCTTTAGAAAGAATCGTAAACTTAGCTTTACCATTCTTCGTAAAAGAAGGTGTTGCGACTCAAGAAGAAGTTGATAATAATAGAGCGTGGTTTGAAAAATTAATTTCTCTATATCAACCTCAAATGAGTTATGGTGCTGAAATCGTAGAATTAACTAAACAATTCTTTGTTGAAGAAATTAAATTTGATGAAGAAGAACTAGAAATTTTAAAACAAGATACAACAGTAGCTGTATTTGAAGATTTCTTAGAGAAATTAGAAGTAGCAGGAGACTTTACTTCTGAAAACATTAAAACTTTAATAAAAACTATTCAAAAAGATACAGGTGTGAAAGGTAAAAACCTATTTATGCCAATAAGAATAGCTTCGACTGGTTCTATGCACGGACCTGAGTTAAACACAAGTTTAGAATTATTAGGTCGTGATCGAGTAGTAGCTCGTGTAAAAGCAGCATTAGAGCTAATTAAATAATAAAAACTATCGAAAAAAAGGAGATTAAATCTACTATTAATTCAATATGATTTAATCTCACTTTTTTCTTAGAAAAATAGCTTAAAGTAAAGAAAAAAACTTGACAATTACACGCAAATAATGTATTATTATTTACGATATTGTTTATATATCTTCACGAGTAAGCCCCGGAAAACTTAGTCGTTATGACAGATTAAAAACAACATCTAGGAGGAA comes from the Gemella morbillorum genome and includes:
- a CDS encoding Tex family protein, whose product is MYGIITKNLANKLKINEKYVTNVLNLLEEGNTIAFIARYRKELTNSLDEVAIKQIQDEFNYLKSLEERKEEVIRLISEKGLLTDELKKDILAQEKLQRVEDLYRPFKEKKRTKATIAKEKGLENLANFILKLPKKLADLNKEAEKYISEEKEVNSIEDAITYALDIIAENISDNAKYREYVLENTRKFGQITASVKKDGEKKDENGTYKNYYEYGEQVLKIASHRILALNRAEKEGIIRVSIENDKERLYNYILRGLTRNYPTEINELLLECIADSMKRLIYPSIEREIRSDLTKKAEEDSVVIFSENLKQLLMQSPLKNKKVLGIDPAFRTGCKMAIVDEYGNFIDKMVIYPHKPASAEKQEKSKKDLIKFINKHNINLIAIGNGTASRETEKFVVDTLKEAGLKLDYVIVNEAGASVYSASEVAREEFPDFNVEERSAISIARRIQDPLSELVKIDPKSIGVGQYQHDITPKYLEKELTFVVETAVNKVGVNVNTASVSLLSYVSGVNKQIAKNIVAYRQENGKIETIKEIAKVPRLGKKTFEQCVGFFRIPDSKNIFDATGIHPESYKAAEALLKELNLSTKEVGTEEFSSIVDSVDKKQLAEKIGIGIETLEDIIKDLKQPLRDERESFAKPLLKSDILTIDDLQVGVKLAGTVRNITQFGAFIDIGLKQDAMVHVSKISKNYIKNPLDVLSVGQIVDVYVIDIDKQRGRVALAMFKD
- a CDS encoding acyltransferase family protein gives rise to the protein MSNNKTRYLPSIDSLRALAVLAVIIYHIDVNYLPGGFLGVDLFFVLSGYLISSLIIKEYKKTGTLNLYNFYMRRARRLLPAVYFMITVCLLFMVLFNGVLLRKSHLDAVFGYIYSSNWWYIFHKLDYFDSFGAQSPFKHLWSLAIEEQFYMFFPLIFLIFNRRKKEEGQLSSLNKNFIYIVLGLILISLVTHILLFDINNINRIYFGTDTRAFSLLVGVVGALVYPMDKLSSPTNAKESVLYSVASLTSISTLIAIMFYASEYNTWLYRGGFLLVAVLGLIIIISSGKQHTFISKALSFRPIVFIGKISYSLYLWHFPIIVLTTPVSEIGNPNLFYVTLRIILTVIAATLSYLFVETPIRKLGFVNYINLLCKRIRKLRLNVKRGIVSSFAVVLILSVMGLFGKGVPFLSTAFVKKMDANKESQFLNNDNNAENNPNQSEEKKENEENNKEEKKYSTLLIIGDSLTVDIGEKVKEKYPGAIIDGKISRQLTAATTTAQNYTKYNSENTAVIFQLGTNGPFTEAQAEELIKLFDKSDIYFVNVKVPRAWEKTVNTALNDLKEKHQNITIVDWYTVANSQGDYFEPDRVHLNQNGIAEMINSIEKSLKHPVEIK
- the gltX gene encoding glutamate--tRNA ligase — protein: MTKVRVRYAPSPTGNLHIGNARTALFNYLFAKHYGGDFVLRIEDTDFKRNKEEGERSQLKYMDWLGLDYDEGIGKEKEFGPYRQSERIEIYQKYAEQLLAEDKAYKCYMTAEELEAEREEQVANGLPPRYSGKHAHLTKEEQEQFEKEGRKPSIRIRVPQDRTYSFNDMVKGELSFEGKDFGDFVIVKNDGVATYNFAVAIDDHLMEISHVLRGDDHVSNTPKQLVVYEALGFKPPIFGHMTLIVNENKKKLSKRDETIIQFIEQYDDLGYLPEALFNFITLLGWSPEGEQEIFTREEFVKIFDEKRLSKSPAFFDNNKLTWINNQYIKAQPLERIVNLALPFFVKEGVATQEEVDNNRAWFEKLISLYQPQMSYGAEIVELTKQFFVEEIKFDEEELEILKQDTTVAVFEDFLEKLEVAGDFTSENIKTLIKTIQKDTGVKGKNLFMPIRIASTGSMHGPELNTSLELLGRDRVVARVKAALELIK